Proteins co-encoded in one Candidatus Zixiibacteriota bacterium genomic window:
- a CDS encoding HDOD domain-containing protein, with protein MSKDRILFVDNPLMTIRNNPQTVNSLQDKWDLEIVGSGAEALKALQEHSFQVIVSEMITSDMNADQLLKEVSELYPGIVRFILSSCADKRLIMKTMEYVHQFIAKPCDPNTLRKIINNSIDMRSILKSDGIFNTISSIKSLPSPPKIFKQLAVELQSQDVSIHKVADLIKQDVSITVKLLQMINSAFFGLKAHIQNPLHAINLLGLDTVKSLVLAVGAFNQFDDPKVPGFSIESIYNRSVSISACARTYATILGLPHSEDALIAGMLHDVGKLVMLTHFKTAFSESIKLAKSNSIPLYQAQIEILDVSDAEIGAYLLSLWGLSDSILEAVALHYMPHKMPSPMINVLTTVHLAYAIDYDKQNNIQDDENSALDMEYLTKLNLTNQISNLRNFSMAAVS; from the coding sequence ATGTCAAAAGATAGAATACTATTCGTTGATAACCCTCTAATGACTATCAGAAATAATCCGCAAACCGTCAATAGTTTGCAGGATAAATGGGATTTGGAGATTGTTGGCAGTGGTGCTGAAGCCCTGAAAGCACTGCAGGAACATTCATTTCAAGTAATTGTCAGCGAGATGATTACTTCAGATATGAACGCCGACCAACTGCTTAAGGAGGTAAGCGAACTCTATCCCGGCATTGTACGCTTCATTCTATCGAGCTGCGCCGATAAAAGACTTATAATGAAAACAATGGAATATGTTCATCAATTTATCGCCAAACCATGCGACCCAAATACACTAAGAAAAATAATCAATAATTCTATCGATATGCGCAGTATTCTTAAAAGCGATGGCATTTTTAACACTATTTCCTCAATAAAATCGCTTCCCAGCCCTCCTAAAATATTCAAACAGTTAGCAGTGGAACTTCAATCGCAAGATGTTTCCATACATAAAGTTGCAGACCTTATCAAACAGGATGTTAGTATCACTGTAAAACTTCTGCAAATGATTAACTCGGCATTTTTTGGTCTTAAGGCACATATCCAAAATCCTCTGCATGCTATTAATCTTTTGGGTCTTGATACAGTTAAAAGCTTAGTTCTGGCTGTAGGCGCCTTTAATCAATTTGATGATCCTAAAGTGCCCGGCTTCTCAATTGAAAGCATTTATAACCGTTCTGTATCAATAAGCGCCTGCGCTAGAACTTATGCAACGATTTTAGGATTACCCCACTCTGAAGATGCGCTTATAGCAGGAATGCTTCATGATGTTGGAAAACTTGTTATGTTGACACATTTCAAGACCGCATTTTCCGAATCTATAAAGTTGGCAAAAAGCAATTCAATTCCGTTATATCAAGCCCAGATAGAGATATTAGACGTGAGCGATGCCGAAATTGGCGCCTATTTATTATCTTTATGGGGTCTATCGGATTCAATATTGGAAGCAGTGGCTTTGCATTATATGCCGCATAAAATGCCAAGCCCTATGATAAACGTACTTACAACGGTTCATCTTGCTTATGCTATAGACTATGACAAGCAAAATAATATTCAAGACGATGAAAATTCAGCCTTAGATATGGAATATCTTACCAAGCTTAATTTAACAAACCAGATAAGTAATCTTCGCAACTTTTCAATGGCTGCTGTATCATAA